One segment of Clostridium botulinum DNA contains the following:
- a CDS encoding ABC transporter permease yields the protein MEDTEIKELLQIYFERGDFFLELTLEHLKIAGMSILIATIIGGILGIIISEYRKTSTVILAVTNFLYTIPSISLLGFLIPFSGVGNTTAVIALTIYALLPMIRNTYTGIDNIDASIIECAKGMGSTPFEILYKIKLPLATTVILAGIKNMVVMTIALTGIASFIGAGGLGVAIYRGITTNNTTMTIGGSLLIALLAVIADFIIGSIEKIIKRKWRLN from the coding sequence ATGGAGGATACAGAAATTAAAGAATTGTTACAAATTTATTTTGAAAGAGGAGATTTTTTCTTGGAGTTAACATTAGAACATTTGAAAATTGCTGGAATGTCTATATTAATAGCTACAATTATAGGTGGAATATTAGGAATAATAATAAGTGAGTATAGAAAGACATCTACAGTTATTCTTGCTGTGACAAATTTTCTTTATACCATTCCATCTATATCTTTGCTTGGTTTTTTAATTCCATTTTCAGGTGTTGGAAATACAACTGCAGTTATTGCTTTGACTATATATGCGTTACTTCCTATGATCAGAAATACATATACAGGCATAGATAATATAGACGCTTCAATTATTGAATGTGCTAAAGGTATGGGAAGTACTCCTTTTGAGATATTATATAAGATTAAACTTCCACTAGCCACAACAGTAATTCTTGCAGGAATTAAAAATATGGTGGTAATGACAATTGCTCTTACAGGTATTGCTTCTTTTATTGGAGCTGGAGGTTTAGGTGTTGCAATTTATCGTGGAATAACAACAAATAATACAACAATGACAATTGGAGGTAGTCTTTTGATTGCATTACTAGCTGTAATTGCTGATTTTATTATTGGAAGTATTGAGAAAATTATAAAAAGAAAATGGAGGCTAAATTAA
- a CDS encoding glycine betaine ABC transporter substrate-binding protein, with translation MKKKCRILSIIMSLVLIITLWGCTKKSETIKIATKPMTEQFILSEMLKLLIENYTELNVEITKGIGGGTSNIHPAIVKGDFDIYSEYTGTGWSFVLKEDGIPDDETLYRKLKEKYESNYDLSWIGLYGFNNTYGLVIRKDFAEKYNIKTYSDLALYSKNLIFGAEYDFYEREDGFNALCEKYGLNFKQSVDLDIGLKYKAINSKEIDVMNVFTTDGQLADADVVMLEDDKNFYQTYYCGTIVRNDVLKKYPQLNEALIKMDNIISEKEMAELNNKVDLKGQDEKTVAEEFLKKKGLI, from the coding sequence ATGAAAAAAAAGTGCAGAATTTTATCTATTATAATGTCTTTAGTATTAATCATTACATTATGGGGATGCACGAAAAAAAGTGAAACAATCAAGATTGCAACAAAGCCAATGACTGAACAATTTATATTAAGTGAAATGTTAAAGTTACTTATTGAGAATTATACAGAGTTAAATGTTGAGATAACAAAGGGTATTGGAGGTGGTACAAGCAATATTCATCCAGCGATTGTTAAGGGGGATTTTGATATTTATTCTGAGTATACAGGTACTGGATGGAGCTTTGTTTTAAAGGAAGATGGAATTCCAGATGATGAAACATTGTATAGAAAATTAAAAGAAAAATATGAAAGCAATTATGATTTAAGTTGGATTGGACTATATGGTTTTAATAATACTTATGGATTGGTAATAAGAAAAGATTTTGCAGAAAAGTATAATATTAAGACATACTCAGATCTTGCATTATATTCTAAAAATTTAATTTTTGGTGCAGAATATGATTTTTATGAAAGGGAAGATGGATTTAATGCTTTATGTGAAAAATATGGATTAAATTTCAAACAATCAGTTGATTTAGACATAGGATTAAAGTATAAAGCAATAAATTCTAAGGAAATAGATGTAATGAATGTATTTACAACAGATGGACAGCTTGCAGATGCAGATGTTGTTATGCTTGAGGATGACAAGAATTTCTATCAAACATATTATTGCGGAACAATTGTACGTAATGATGTTTTAAAAAAGTATCCGCAGCTTAATGAAGCCTTAATAAAAATGGACAATATAATATCTGAAAAGGAGATGGCAGAATTAAATAATAAAGTAGATTTAAAGGGGCAGGATGAAAAAACAGTAGCAGAAGAGTTTTTAAAGAAGAAGGGTTTAATATAA
- a CDS encoding ATP-binding cassette domain-containing protein, with protein MTRRIIEFEGICKSYGDKEILKNLNLCIDKGEFLTIIGSSGCGKTTLLKLVNGLIIPDKGRVLVYGEDISKISKTELRRRIGYVIQEVGLFPHMNVRKNISYVLDLINKDNKRSIQERTEYLIKSVGLSKEILNRYPGELSGGQRQRIGIARALAAKPNIILMDEPFGAVDEIMRKLLQEEILRIYNELNVTIIFITHDIREALKLGTRVIVMDEGNIIQSGTPTEIRENPKTIFVKDLIGA; from the coding sequence ATGACTAGAAGAATTATAGAATTTGAAGGTATATGCAAATCATATGGAGATAAGGAAATATTAAAAAATTTAAATTTATGTATAGATAAGGGCGAGTTTTTAACGATAATAGGAAGTTCAGGATGTGGAAAGACAACTCTACTTAAGCTAGTTAATGGTTTAATAATTCCAGATAAGGGGAGAGTATTAGTTTATGGAGAGGATATATCAAAGATTAGTAAAACTGAATTAAGAAGAAGGATTGGCTATGTTATTCAGGAGGTTGGATTATTCCCGCATATGAATGTAAGAAAAAATATATCTTATGTATTAGATTTAATAAATAAGGACAATAAAAGAAGCATACAAGAAAGAACTGAATATTTAATAAAATCAGTAGGTCTTAGTAAAGAAATCTTAAATCGTTATCCAGGAGAACTTTCTGGAGGGCAGCGTCAGCGTATTGGTATTGCAAGAGCTCTAGCAGCTAAGCCTAATATAATATTAATGGATGAACCTTTTGGAGCAGTGGATGAAATAATGAGAAAACTTTTACAGGAGGAAATTTTACGAATTTATAATGAGCTTAATGTAACAATTATCTTCATAACTCATGATATTAGGGAGGCTTTAAAGCTTGGGACAAGGGTAATTGTAATGGATGAAGGTAATATAATACAATCTGGAACGCCAACAGAAATAAGAGAAAATCCAAAAACTATATTTGTAAAAGATCTTATTGGAGCATAA